From the genome of Flavobacterium luteolum, one region includes:
- a CDS encoding aldo/keto reductase, whose product MEYRKLGNSELELSAITYGAFAIGGTMWGGTEKKDSIESVQASIDHGVTTIDTAPFYGFGLSEEMIGEAIKSYDRSKIQLLTKFGLVWDGSNNGKGDYFFDADDNGKKVPIYKYSSKANVIKEVEESLKRLQTDYIDLLQIHWPDSTTPISETMEAVETLIQQGKIRAFGVSNYNIAQIQEAQKTIQVASNQVAYSMLNRGIEADLIPFTVAENIGIIAYSPMERGLLTGKYFTDSKLKENDHRNGYFGKFDLQQVKTLIEELSSLAHSKHISISQLVLRWTTLQKGISIVLAGARNAEQAISNAKTMDFDLSASELEFINQAISKIK is encoded by the coding sequence ATGGAATATAGAAAACTAGGCAACTCAGAACTTGAATTATCAGCAATTACATACGGCGCATTTGCTATTGGCGGAACCATGTGGGGCGGAACAGAAAAGAAAGATTCAATAGAATCTGTTCAGGCTTCTATCGACCACGGCGTTACCACAATCGACACTGCCCCTTTTTACGGATTTGGTTTAAGTGAAGAAATGATCGGGGAAGCCATAAAATCTTACGATCGTTCTAAAATTCAATTACTTACTAAATTTGGTTTAGTTTGGGACGGAAGTAATAATGGAAAAGGCGATTACTTTTTTGATGCTGACGACAATGGCAAAAAAGTTCCGATTTACAAATATTCATCAAAAGCAAACGTCATTAAAGAAGTTGAAGAAAGCTTAAAACGTCTTCAAACCGATTATATCGATTTATTGCAAATTCACTGGCCAGACTCAACAACACCAATTTCTGAAACTATGGAAGCTGTTGAAACTTTAATTCAGCAAGGAAAAATCAGAGCTTTTGGAGTAAGTAATTACAATATTGCACAAATTCAAGAAGCACAAAAAACAATTCAAGTAGCTTCAAATCAAGTTGCGTATAGTATGCTAAACCGTGGAATCGAAGCAGATTTAATTCCGTTTACAGTGGCAGAAAACATCGGAATCATTGCTTACAGTCCAATGGAAAGAGGTTTATTGACTGGAAAATATTTCACAGACAGCAAATTAAAAGAAAACGACCACAGAAACGGCTATTTCGGAAAATTCGATTTACAGCAGGTGAAAACTTTAATAGAAGAATTAAGTTCTTTAGCGCATTCAAAACATATTTCAATTTCTCAATTGGTTTTACGCTGGACCACTTTACAAAAAGGAATTTCAATTGTCTTAGCGGGCGCAAGAAACGCAGAACAAGCTATTTCAAACGCCAAAACAATGGATTTCGATTTATCAGCTTCAGAATTAGAATTCATCAATCAAGCAATTTCAAAAATTAAATAA
- a CDS encoding NAD(P)H-dependent oxidoreductase has translation MKKIFIINGGQKFAHSGGKFNKTVQDWTIDFLSKSKEYEIKTTHVEDNIDLDQEVEKFVWADVIIYHTPVWWFQLPNLFKKYIDDVFTAGHNKGIYKSDGRSRVNPDINYGTGGLLHGRKYMLTTSWNAPATAFTLPGEFFDQTSVDDGAMFGFHKMNKFTGMEKINSFHFHDVEKGATPENIAIFKENYTKHLEQTFKNL, from the coding sequence ATGAAAAAGATATTTATAATTAACGGCGGACAAAAATTTGCCCATTCAGGAGGAAAATTCAATAAAACAGTTCAAGATTGGACAATTGACTTTCTTTCAAAAAGCAAAGAATACGAAATAAAAACAACTCACGTAGAAGACAATATTGATCTTGACCAAGAAGTAGAAAAATTTGTTTGGGCAGATGTAATCATTTACCACACACCAGTTTGGTGGTTTCAGTTGCCAAACCTTTTCAAAAAATACATAGACGATGTTTTCACAGCAGGTCACAACAAAGGAATTTACAAAAGCGACGGAAGAAGCCGTGTGAATCCAGACATCAATTACGGAACTGGCGGACTTCTACACGGACGCAAATACATGCTTACCACAAGCTGGAATGCGCCTGCAACGGCTTTTACACTTCCAGGAGAATTCTTCGATCAAACTTCGGTTGATGATGGCGCTATGTTTGGTTTCCACAAAATGAACAAATTCACCGGAATGGAAAAAATAAACAGCTTCCATTTTCACGATGTCGAAAAAGGAGCAACACCAGAAAATATTGCTATCTTTAAAGAGAATTACACGAAACATTTAGAGCAAACTTTTAAAAACTTATAA
- a CDS encoding putative quinol monooxygenase, whose protein sequence is MISITAILKSKPEHLNEVQNLLTHLVTETRKEVACIRYDLHTSENVFILWEEWKDQPGLDLHNNQSYLQEFIKKTETLVSSPIQVYKTVQTL, encoded by the coding sequence ATGATTTCGATTACAGCAATTTTAAAAAGTAAACCAGAGCATTTAAATGAAGTTCAAAACCTGCTAACACATCTAGTAACCGAAACTAGAAAAGAAGTTGCATGTATTCGTTACGATTTACACACTTCCGAAAATGTTTTTATCCTTTGGGAAGAATGGAAAGACCAACCAGGATTAGACCTGCATAACAATCAATCCTACTTGCAAGAATTCATCAAAAAAACGGAAACGCTGGTTTCAAGTCCAATTCAGGTTTACAAAACGGTACAGACTTTATAA
- a CDS encoding DUF3291 domain-containing protein, which translates to MSNYHLAEINIAKMKGVDINDPIMKEFVDNLDTVNTLAEESEGFVWRLKDETDNATNLNPYNDEQIIINVSVWESIETLEHYMYKTFHSDFLRRRKEWFQKFGKAHTAMWWIPKGHIPNLEEAVEKLDYLQQNGPSDLVFDLRNKYLMPVNT; encoded by the coding sequence ATGAGCAATTATCATCTTGCCGAAATCAATATTGCCAAAATGAAAGGAGTCGACATTAACGACCCAATAATGAAAGAATTTGTAGACAATTTAGATACTGTAAACACTTTAGCCGAAGAAAGTGAAGGTTTTGTTTGGCGTTTAAAAGACGAAACCGACAATGCTACAAATCTTAATCCGTACAATGATGAACAAATTATCATCAATGTTTCGGTTTGGGAAAGTATCGAAACTTTGGAACATTATATGTACAAAACTTTTCATAGTGATTTTTTAAGACGCCGAAAAGAATGGTTTCAGAAATTCGGAAAAGCGCATACGGCTATGTGGTGGATTCCTAAAGGACATATTCCTAATCTTGAAGAAGCTGTCGAAAAATTAGATTACCTTCAGCAAAACGGTCCATCCGACTTAGTTTTCGATCTTCGAAATAAATATCTAATGCCGGTTAATACATAG
- a CDS encoding class I SAM-dependent methyltransferase yields the protein MKKSTIEEIKERFDNDVERFSNLETGQVATIDATISLELITEASKRIVPNATTILDVGCGAGNYTLKMLSKVPDLNCTLVDLSLPMLDRAFQRVSAETNGKVVTKQGDIREIDLEENSFDIILAGAVLHHLRDDSDWETTFTKLFTLLKPGGCLMISDLITQDTELLNEYTWQRYGDYLEGIGGAEYRQKVLDYIEKEDSPRSMNYQLDLMKKVGFSKVEILHKNMCFGAFGGIK from the coding sequence ATGAAAAAATCAACTATTGAAGAAATCAAAGAACGTTTTGACAATGATGTCGAACGATTTTCGAATTTAGAAACAGGACAAGTGGCTACAATCGATGCAACTATTTCTTTGGAATTAATAACCGAAGCTTCAAAGCGCATTGTTCCTAATGCTACAACAATTTTAGATGTTGGCTGTGGCGCCGGAAATTATACTTTAAAAATGTTATCTAAAGTGCCAGATTTAAACTGCACTTTGGTCGATTTGAGCTTGCCAATGTTGGATCGCGCTTTTCAAAGGGTTTCAGCTGAAACCAACGGAAAAGTAGTAACAAAGCAAGGCGATATTCGCGAAATAGATTTAGAGGAAAATAGTTTTGATATCATTTTGGCTGGTGCAGTTTTGCATCATTTGCGTGATGATAGCGATTGGGAAACGACTTTTACTAAATTGTTTACATTATTAAAACCAGGAGGTTGTTTGATGATTTCGGATTTAATCACACAAGACACAGAGTTATTGAATGAATATACTTGGCAGCGTTACGGCGATTATTTAGAAGGAATAGGAGGGGCAGAGTATCGCCAAAAGGTTTTGGATTATATCGAAAAAGAAGATTCTCCGAGATCGATGAATTATCAATTGGATTTAATGAAAAAAGTAGGATTTTCAAAAGTCGAAATTTTACATAAAAATATGTGTTTTGGGGCTTTTGGAGGGATAAAGTAG
- a CDS encoding LysR family transcriptional regulator has protein sequence MELRHLKYFLAVAEELNFTKASEKLFISQPPLSRQIAELEEELQAKLFIRNNKKVELTEAGKYFEKEAKALFQNLERISLKTKKIAENVSGEFRIAYISSIHSATISELIKHLKLQFPYVNFKLFEVSTSKQIDALEQGKIEMGIIRSPIKSPKIQSQLWFQDGFSIVFNKTNIHLKSEKEILNLKDETFVFFNKDYAPHYHEVLLELCAFYGFTPKIIHEANNINSIVQLVKNGLGISIVPSNIAKNNQDSEISFIELKKVNLRTDVSIITSKEDDSEITRSAVDFLLLQRR, from the coding sequence ATGGAATTACGTCACTTAAAATATTTTTTGGCTGTAGCCGAAGAACTCAACTTTACCAAAGCGTCAGAAAAACTCTTTATTTCGCAACCACCTCTAAGTCGACAAATAGCTGAATTGGAAGAAGAACTTCAAGCAAAGCTTTTCATCAGAAACAATAAAAAAGTAGAACTTACTGAAGCTGGAAAATATTTTGAAAAAGAAGCCAAAGCACTTTTTCAGAATCTAGAACGTATTTCACTAAAAACAAAAAAAATCGCAGAGAATGTGTCGGGAGAATTTAGGATTGCTTACATAAGTTCCATACATTCTGCTACAATTTCAGAATTGATAAAACATTTAAAATTACAATTTCCTTATGTCAATTTCAAGCTTTTTGAGGTTTCTACAAGCAAACAAATTGACGCTTTAGAACAAGGAAAAATTGAAATGGGAATTATTCGTTCCCCTATAAAATCTCCCAAAATACAATCGCAATTATGGTTTCAGGATGGTTTTTCAATTGTTTTTAATAAAACAAACATTCATCTCAAATCTGAAAAAGAGATATTGAATTTAAAAGATGAAACATTCGTTTTCTTTAACAAAGATTATGCACCACATTATCACGAAGTTTTACTGGAATTGTGTGCTTTTTATGGCTTTACGCCGAAGATTATCCACGAAGCCAACAACATCAATTCAATAGTACAATTAGTCAAAAACGGATTAGGAATTTCGATTGTTCCGTCAAATATTGCTAAAAACAATCAAGATTCTGAGATTAGTTTTATCGAATTGAAAAAAGTGAATTTACGTACGGATGTTTCGATTATAACTTCAAAAGAAGATGACTCTGAAATTACAAGATCTGCTGTTGATTTTTTGTTGCTACAAAGGCGCTAG
- a CDS encoding DUF2130 domain-containing protein has translation MAEQSSIQCPNCGTPIDVNDVLKHQLEDSIRKEFQQKATIQNKELELKNEQLDKAKAEFEAKKKQENELFAERLERERKIAEKEISEKLKTKLEEENKDRLLLMEKELSEKSEKIRELNKMEGEIAKLQREKLEMKDAIQAEAEKQLNTQLALEREKIRKQEDDKNELKFKELQKQLEEQKKLTEEMKRKQEQGSMQLQGEIMELAIEEWLANNFPLDSIDEIKKGANGADCLQIVNTREHQNCGSIYYESKRTKAFQPSWIEKFKNDIRTKRANIGVLVTEVMPNGMDRMGMRDGIWICTYEEFKGLSAVLRQSLIQINQAVQAQENKGDKMSMLYDFLTSNEFRLQIEGIVEGFTQMQSDLDSEKRAMQRIWKQREKQIEKVVHNTLGMYGSIRGIAGNAVQSVKALELDFIEGDDEEEETKELE, from the coding sequence ATGGCTGAACAATCTTCAATTCAGTGTCCAAACTGCGGAACTCCAATCGATGTCAATGATGTTTTGAAACATCAATTGGAAGACAGCATCCGTAAAGAATTTCAACAAAAAGCCACTATTCAAAATAAAGAATTAGAGCTTAAAAACGAACAATTGGATAAAGCCAAAGCCGAATTTGAAGCCAAAAAGAAACAAGAAAACGAACTTTTTGCCGAACGTTTGGAACGTGAAAGAAAAATTGCGGAAAAAGAAATTTCGGAAAAACTTAAAACCAAACTTGAAGAAGAAAACAAAGATCGTTTGCTTTTAATGGAAAAAGAACTCTCTGAAAAATCAGAAAAAATCAGGGAATTAAATAAAATGGAAGGTGAAATCGCCAAATTACAGCGCGAAAAACTGGAAATGAAAGATGCCATTCAAGCTGAAGCCGAAAAACAATTGAACACGCAATTGGCTTTGGAACGCGAAAAAATCAGAAAACAGGAAGACGATAAAAACGAACTGAAATTCAAAGAACTTCAGAAACAACTTGAAGAACAAAAAAAGCTGACGGAAGAAATGAAACGCAAGCAAGAACAAGGTTCGATGCAATTGCAAGGCGAAATAATGGAATTAGCAATTGAAGAATGGCTTGCAAACAACTTTCCTCTTGATAGTATTGACGAAATTAAAAAAGGTGCAAATGGTGCTGATTGTCTTCAAATTGTAAATACTCGCGAGCATCAGAATTGCGGTTCTATTTATTATGAAAGCAAGAGAACAAAAGCTTTTCAGCCTTCTTGGATTGAGAAATTCAAAAACGATATCAGAACCAAACGAGCCAATATTGGTGTTTTGGTTACCGAAGTAATGCCAAATGGAATGGACCGAATGGGAATGCGCGACGGAATCTGGATTTGTACTTATGAAGAATTTAAAGGTTTAAGCGCCGTTTTACGTCAATCTTTAATTCAGATCAATCAAGCTGTACAAGCGCAGGAAAACAAAGGCGATAAAATGTCGATGTTGTACGATTTCTTAACCAGCAATGAATTCCGTTTGCAAATTGAAGGAATTGTAGAAGGGTTTACACAAATGCAAAGCGACTTAGATTCTGAAAAAAGAGCGATGCAGAGAATCTGGAAACAACGCGAAAAACAAATCGAAAAAGTGGTTCATAATACTTTAGGAATGTACGGTTCGATTCGCGGTATTGCCGGAAATGCGGTTCAAAGTGTAAAAGCTTTGGAATTGGATTTTATTGAAGGTGATGATGAAGAAGAAGAAACTAAAGAACTAGAATAA
- a CDS encoding META domain-containing protein, with protein sequence MDANVKMYKVNNETTSATITIQQLDCQDSMSGAISPYSVKVEIRNNSELETKKLSGCGKYLTDYRLHDIWVLEELNGYKVFATDFQKEFPRIEINSSENRFSGYGGCNGISGQIFYEKDVLRFTKVISTLMACAQGNKEGEFLKALQSTTTYSIENNRLTLSNPSGKLLVFKKVD encoded by the coding sequence ATGGACGCAAATGTGAAAATGTATAAAGTAAATAATGAAACGACTTCGGCTACGATTACGATTCAGCAATTAGATTGTCAAGACTCTATGTCTGGTGCAATTTCGCCTTATAGTGTAAAAGTTGAAATTAGAAACAATTCGGAATTAGAAACGAAGAAACTCAGCGGATGCGGAAAATATCTTACCGATTACAGACTTCATGATATTTGGGTTTTGGAAGAACTAAATGGTTATAAAGTTTTTGCAACCGATTTTCAAAAGGAATTTCCTCGAATCGAAATCAATTCTTCAGAAAACAGATTTTCTGGTTACGGAGGTTGTAACGGAATCAGCGGACAAATTTTTTATGAAAAAGATGTATTGCGATTTACAAAAGTGATTTCAACTCTTATGGCTTGCGCACAAGGAAATAAAGAAGGTGAATTTTTGAAAGCGTTGCAAAGTACGACGACTTATTCTATAGAAAATAACAGACTGACGCTTTCGAATCCTTCTGGGAAACTTTTGGTTTTTAAGAAGGTGGATTAG
- the nirB gene encoding nitrite reductase large subunit NirB, translating into MIKVIVVGNGMVGYKFCEKFIAKSGQEKYQITVFGEEPRRAYDRVHLSEYFGGKTADDLSLSTTEWYAENNIILNTSELITDINRDAKTIHTHLNKTHTYDYLVLATGSSAFVPPIEGVEKEGVFVYRTIEDLDAIMAYAKKIKIKGATEAAVLGGGLLGLEAAKAVRDLGLNPHVVEFAPRLMPRQLDQGASDMLQAKIEELNIGIHLNKATQYIDGKESITGMMFANEELLKVDMLVISAGIKPRDELARVSGLEVGVRGGIVVNNQMQTSDPSIYAIGEAALYNQNIYGLVAPGYEMADVAAEQILNGDKTMRETIDMSTQLKLIGVEVASFGDPFIENENVTAIIYENKLSGIYKRINVTKDSKTLLGGILVGDSSDYNSLFQIYNNGMALPKNPEDLILGSRDGSEGSSLGSVMDLPDTAVICSCENVTKGAICCKILDESCSSLSDVVKATKATSGCGGCKPMVSDLVKATQKSLGKEVKEVICEHFNYNRQELFDLVKINKYENFYDVLDHHGKGDGCEICKPVVASIFSSIYNDTANKHVTTQDTNDRFLANIQRNGTYSVVPRVAGGEITAEKLIVIGEVAKQFDLYTKITGAQRVDLFGAHLSDLPKIWKILIDNGFESGHAYGKSLRAVKSCVGNAWCRYGMDDSAGFAIELENRYKGIRSPHKLKGGVSACIRECAEARGKDFGLIAVEDGWNLYIAGNGGANPKHAVLLAEKIDKETVIKYMDRFLMYYIRTAGPLIRTSTWLEKLDGGLDYLKEVIIEDSLGICETLEAEMQTLVNTFECEWKQVLEKPRLLKRFNHFVNSDEKDDNAVFVPLRDQKMPKAWS; encoded by the coding sequence ATGATTAAAGTAATAGTAGTTGGAAACGGCATGGTTGGTTATAAATTTTGCGAAAAGTTCATTGCAAAATCAGGACAAGAAAAGTATCAGATTACCGTATTTGGCGAAGAACCAAGACGAGCATATGATCGCGTACATTTAAGCGAGTACTTTGGAGGAAAAACAGCTGATGATTTATCATTATCTACAACCGAGTGGTACGCAGAAAACAATATTATTTTAAATACATCTGAATTAATTACAGATATTAATCGTGATGCAAAAACGATTCATACACACCTAAACAAAACACATACGTACGACTACTTAGTTTTGGCAACAGGTTCTTCCGCTTTTGTACCGCCAATTGAAGGTGTCGAAAAAGAAGGTGTTTTTGTGTACAGAACCATTGAAGATCTGGACGCTATTATGGCCTACGCCAAAAAAATAAAAATAAAAGGCGCGACCGAAGCTGCCGTTTTAGGTGGCGGTTTATTAGGTCTTGAAGCTGCAAAAGCAGTTAGAGATTTAGGCTTGAATCCGCATGTGGTGGAATTTGCGCCACGCTTGATGCCAAGACAATTAGATCAAGGCGCAAGCGATATGTTGCAAGCTAAAATCGAAGAACTAAATATTGGAATTCATCTAAACAAAGCGACCCAATATATTGACGGAAAGGAAAGTATAACGGGAATGATGTTTGCTAATGAGGAATTGTTAAAAGTTGATATGTTGGTTATATCTGCTGGGATCAAACCTCGCGACGAACTGGCAAGAGTTTCAGGACTTGAAGTGGGCGTTAGAGGCGGTATTGTGGTAAACAATCAAATGCAGACATCAGATCCTTCTATTTATGCAATTGGCGAAGCGGCACTTTACAATCAAAACATTTACGGACTTGTTGCTCCAGGCTACGAAATGGCCGATGTTGCGGCCGAGCAAATCTTAAATGGCGATAAAACCATGAGAGAAACCATTGATATGTCGACACAATTAAAATTAATTGGTGTTGAAGTCGCGAGTTTTGGCGATCCTTTTATCGAAAATGAAAACGTAACTGCCATTATTTATGAGAATAAACTAAGCGGGATCTACAAAAGAATTAATGTTACCAAAGATTCTAAAACCCTTTTAGGCGGAATTTTAGTCGGCGATTCAAGTGACTACAATTCGCTTTTCCAGATCTACAATAACGGAATGGCTTTGCCAAAAAATCCAGAAGATTTGATTTTGGGTTCTCGTGATGGCTCTGAAGGTTCAAGTTTAGGAAGTGTAATGGATTTGCCAGACACAGCCGTAATTTGTTCTTGCGAAAATGTTACAAAAGGCGCAATCTGCTGTAAAATTTTAGACGAAAGCTGTTCTTCATTATCAGATGTTGTCAAAGCTACAAAAGCAACTTCTGGCTGCGGAGGCTGTAAACCAATGGTTTCTGATTTGGTAAAAGCCACTCAAAAATCTTTAGGAAAAGAAGTAAAAGAAGTAATCTGCGAGCATTTCAACTACAATCGTCAGGAATTATTCGATTTGGTAAAAATCAATAAATACGAGAATTTCTACGATGTTTTGGATCATCATGGAAAAGGCGACGGTTGCGAAATCTGCAAACCGGTTGTTGCTTCTATTTTCTCTAGTATTTATAACGATACGGCGAATAAACACGTTACAACTCAAGATACAAACGATAGATTTTTGGCCAATATTCAGAGAAACGGAACGTATTCTGTTGTTCCAAGAGTTGCCGGAGGCGAAATCACTGCTGAAAAATTAATTGTAATAGGCGAAGTAGCAAAACAATTTGATTTGTACACTAAAATCACTGGAGCACAAAGAGTGGATTTATTCGGAGCGCATTTAAGCGATCTGCCAAAAATCTGGAAAATTTTAATCGACAATGGTTTTGAAAGCGGTCACGCTTACGGAAAATCGCTTCGTGCTGTAAAAAGCTGTGTCGGAAATGCTTGGTGTCGTTACGGCATGGACGACAGCGCCGGATTTGCCATCGAATTAGAAAACAGATATAAAGGAATCCGTTCTCCACATAAATTAAAAGGAGGTGTTTCGGCCTGCATCCGCGAATGCGCCGAAGCCCGCGGAAAAGACTTTGGATTAATCGCTGTTGAAGACGGATGGAACTTATACATCGCAGGAAATGGCGGCGCAAACCCAAAACACGCTGTTTTATTGGCAGAGAAAATCGACAAAGAAACGGTTATTAAATACATGGACAGATTCTTAATGTATTACATCCGCACTGCTGGACCGCTGATTCGAACTTCAACTTGGTTAGAAAAATTAGATGGAGGCTTAGACTATTTAAAAGAAGTGATCATCGAAGACAGTCTAGGAATCTGCGAAACCTTAGAAGCTGAAATGCAGACTTTAGTCAACACTTTCGAATGCGAATGGAAACAAGTTCTTGAAAAACCAAGATTATTAAAACGCTTCAATCACTTTGTAAACTCAGACGAAAAAGACGATAACGCCGTTTTTGTTCCACTTAGAGATCAAAAAATGCCAAAAGCCTGGTCTTAA
- the nirD gene encoding nitrite reductase small subunit NirD: MEEILNQYETVHASDATIWFKAGKVEDFPTNRGGCIKYKNKQIAIFNFTRRNEWYACQNACPHKMEMVLSRGMTGSADDIPKIACPMHKKTFSLVDGSNLNGEDYNIATYPVKIVDNEVFVGFVD, translated from the coding sequence ATGGAAGAAATCTTAAATCAATACGAAACAGTTCATGCGAGCGATGCAACAATTTGGTTCAAAGCTGGTAAAGTAGAAGATTTCCCGACCAACCGAGGCGGATGCATCAAATACAAAAACAAACAAATCGCTATTTTCAACTTTACGCGCCGAAACGAATGGTATGCGTGTCAAAATGCCTGTCCGCATAAAATGGAAATGGTGCTTTCAAGAGGAATGACAGGCTCTGCCGATGATATTCCGAAAATTGCCTGTCCGATGCATAAAAAAACATTTTCTTTAGTTGACGGTTCAAACCTAAATGGCGAAGACTATAACATTGCAACTTATCCAGTTAAGATTGTTGATAACGAAGTTTTTGTTGGATTTGTAGATTAG
- a CDS encoding DUF4202 domain-containing protein, producing MTTPFQKASEWIDAENAQDPNIEIDQNQEYPKELLYSNRMYERLMQFEPNASEEIQIASKAQHICRWKVARESYPMDRVGYLKWREELKKFHAKTTAEILKKAGYDQTFIDRVSFLIEKKLLKKDHETQLLEDVICLVFLEYYLEPFVHKHDEEKLKNIIKKTWDKMSDKGHQEALKIKYSEENLNLIKASLGL from the coding sequence ATGACTACACCTTTTCAAAAAGCAAGCGAATGGATTGATGCTGAAAACGCTCAAGACCCAAATATTGAAATCGACCAAAACCAAGAATATCCAAAAGAATTATTGTACTCCAACAGGATGTACGAAAGATTAATGCAATTTGAACCAAATGCCTCCGAAGAAATCCAAATTGCATCAAAAGCACAACACATCTGCCGATGGAAAGTAGCTCGTGAATCTTACCCAATGGATCGTGTGGGTTATTTGAAATGGAGAGAAGAATTAAAAAAATTCCACGCAAAAACTACCGCCGAAATTCTGAAAAAAGCTGGTTACGATCAAACTTTTATCGATCGTGTTTCATTTTTGATAGAGAAAAAATTACTTAAAAAAGATCATGAAACCCAATTACTTGAAGACGTGATCTGTCTGGTATTTTTAGAATATTATTTAGAACCTTTCGTACATAAACACGACGAAGAAAAACTAAAAAACATCATCAAAAAAACTTGGGATAAAATGTCCGACAAAGGACACCAAGAAGCCTTAAAGATCAAATATTCTGAAGAAAACTTAAACTTGATAAAAGCTTCTTTAGGATTGTAA